The sequence AAGCGCCTCCTCGTCCTTGGCGGCGGTATCATCGGGCTGGAGATGGCCTGCGTCTATGACGCGCTCGGATCGAAGATCACGGTCGTCGAGCTGATGGACCAGATCATCCCAGGCGCGGACAAGGACATCGTCAAGCCGCTCCATAAGCGCATCGAGGGGCGCTACGAGAAGATCCTTCTCAAGACCAAGGTCACGGCGGTCGAGGCCCAGAAAGGCGGGCTGAAAGTCACCTTCGAGGACGACAAGGGCGAAACCTCCACCGACACGTTCGACAAGGTGCTCGTCGCCGTCGGTCGCCGCCCGAACGGCAAGACGATCGATGCCGAGGCGGCGGGCGTGGCGGTCGATGATCGGGGCTTCATCGCCGTGGACAGCCAGCAGCGCACCGGCCAGCACCACATCTTCGCCATCGGCGATGTGGTGGGCCAGCCGATGCTCGCCCACAAGGCGGTGCATGAGGGCAAGGTCGCGGCCGAGGTTTGCGCGGGCCAGAACCGCCATTTCGACGCCCGCGTGATCCCCTCGGTCGCCTATACCGACCCCGAAGTGGCCTGGGTCGGTCTGACCGAAAATCAGGCGAAGGAGCGGGGCGTGAAGATCGGCAAGGGCGTCTTTCCGTGGGCCGCCTCCGGCCGCTCCCTGTCGCTCGGCCGCTCGGAGGGCATCACCAAGGTGATCTTCGATGAGTCCGACGACCGCGTCATCGGCGCGGGGATCGTCGGCCCGAATGCCGGCGATCTCATCGCCGAGGTGGCGCTGGCGATCGAGATGGGCGCGGACGCGGTCGATCTTGGCCACACGATCCACCCGCATCCGACGCTGTCGGAAACGGTGAACTTCGCCGCCGAGATGTTCGAAGGCACGATCACCGACCTCATCCCGCCGAAGAAGCGAAAGACATGAGCAAACTCGTGAATGACATCGCGGGGCAACAAAGTGGCGCAACGGCGCCAGTCACCAAAGGAGATCAGCTATGAGTGGTAGCGTTTACAAATACATTGAACTCGTGGGCACCAGCACCAAATCCTGGGAAGCCGCTGCCGTTGCAGCGGTAGAGCGCGCAAGCCAGACGCTGCGAGATCTGCGCGTCGCAGAAATCGTATCGCAAGACATGGTACTGGAGGACGGCAAAGTGAAGGCCTTTCGCTCCAAGGTCAGTGTCTCGTTCAAGTTTGAAGACTAGACCGATGTGGTGGGACTGCGATTCCACCAACTCTTCGCTGGCATTCCCGGTTGTGGCGAAACGTTTCATCAACTCCATGTGGCGCCGCCAATAGACTCAAGCTCCTGAAAGGATTCGTCCAATGGCAAATAACCCCTTCGACCCGGCAGAAATCTTCAAAGCCTTCAGTTCCGACGCAATGGCGAAGGTTTTCGATCCGACCGCGATGATGAACGTATTTCAGGATGCAGGCAAAAGCCTACCCGGCATGGCCGCCGTGATCGACGCCAACAAGCGTCACTTCGAGGCCACGGCCGAGGCTAACAAGGCTGCCGCCGCAAGCTACAAAGACATGCTCGAGAAACAGATGAAGATTTTCAAGGAAGTGACCGAGCCGATTCAAAAGATGATGGCTGAAGCAACTGACCCGGCGACGATCAAGAATCAGACCAACGCCATGACCGATGCCGTTGAACAGGCTCTGGGTTTGATGCAGGGCATGGCTGAAGCGTCGCGCGTGGCTAACGAGAAAGCTTTCGAGGAAGCGAAGGACCAGGTTGCCAACGCTGTCAAAAAGGCCACCAAATCGGAGGCGTGACAGTTTTGTTCAGGGCATTTCAGAAATCGTCGAGGATCAAGAAATGAGAATTGGAACACCGAAGGAAGTTCTCGACGGCGAAGCGCGGGTCGCGATGACACCGGATAGTGCGGGGCAGCTTCGGAAACTGGGTTACGAGTGCCTGATTGAAACCGGCGCTGGCGCGAAAGCCGGGTTTTCGGACGTGGCTTTCGAGGAGGCAGGTGTAGAAGTCGTCAAGTCCGCCGCGGCGCTTTTCAAGGAGGCCGATATCGTTGCCAAGGTGCAGCCTCCGACCGAGACCGAGGTCAAGCAACTCCGGAAAGGCCAGACGCTTGTCAGCTTCTTCTGGCCGGCTCAGAACGAGAAACTGCTGGAACTGGCGCGCGACGGGGGCGCCACCGTGATCGCAATGGACATGGTGCCGCGGATCAGCCGGGCCCAGAAGATGGACGCGTTGTCGTCGATGGCGAATATCGCTGGCTACCGCGCGGTGATCGAGGCGGGCAACAACTTCGGCCGGTTCTTCACCGGCCAGGTGACAGCGGCGGGCAAGGTGCCGCCTGCAAAGGTCCTGATCGTCGGCGCCGGCGTCGCGGGACTGGCCGCGATCGGCACCTCGACCTCGCTCGGTGCCATCACCTACGCCTTCGACGTACGCCCCGAAGTCGCCGAGCAGATCGAGAGCATGGGCGCCGAATTCGTCTATCTCGATTTCGAGGAAAGCGGCCAAGACGGTTCCTCGACCGGGGGCTACGCGGCGCAGTCGAGCCCCGAGTTCCGCGAGAAGCAACTTGAGAAATTCCGCGAACTCGCCCCCGAGATGGACATCGTCATCACCACCGCGCTGATCCCGGGCCGGGACGCGCCGGTGCTCTGGACCAGGGACATGGTCGAGGCGATGAAGCCCGGTTCGGTGATCGTTGACCTCGCCGCCGAGCGCGGCGGCAACTGCGAACTGACCAAACCCGAGGAGAAGATCGTCACCGACAACGGCGTGACCATCGTCGGCTATACCGATTTCCCGAGCCGCATGGCGACGCAGTCCTCGACGCTCTACGCGACCAACGTCCGTCACATGATGACCGACCTCACGCCCGAGAAGGACGGGGTGGTCAACCACAACATGGACGACGACGTGATCCGGGGCGCGACCGTCGTGCATGAAGGCGAGATCACCTATCCGCCGCCGCCGCCGAAGGTAGCGGCGATCGCCGCCGCGCCTAAGAAGGAGAGGCCGAGGGAGCTGACGGTCGAGGAGAAGCGGGCGCAGGAACTCGCGGCCTTCAAGGCACAGACCAAGAGCCAGGTGACGCTCCTCGCCGTGGGCGGCGGGCTGATCCTGCTCGCGGGGTTCTACACGCCGGCCTCGTTCATGCAGCACTTCATCGTGTTCGTTCTATCCGTGTTCGTGGGCTTCCAGGTGATCTGGAACGTCTCGCACAGCCTGCACACGCCGCTGATGGCGATCACCAACGCGATCTCATCGATCATCATCCTCGGCGCGCTGATGCAGATCGGATCGGGCTCGTTCCTGGTGATCGCACTGGCGGTACTCAGCGTCTTCATGGCCGGGATCAACATCTTCGGCGGCTTCCTCGTCACCCGGCGCATGCTCGCCATGTTCCAGAAATCCTGAAGGAGGCCGGGCAATGGAAATCGGATTCACCACTGCCGCCTACGTGGTTGCGGCTATCCTCTTCATCCTGTCGCTCGGCGGGCTCTCTGGTCAGGAAAGTGCCAAGCGTGCGGTTTGGTACGGCATCGTCGGCATGGGCCTGGCGGTCATGGCGACGCTGATTGGGCCGGGCTCGGGGCTCTGGCTTCTGTCGCTACTGCTGATTGCGGGTGGTGCTGTGATCGGCGTCTATGTGGCCAAGCGCGTACAGATGACTGAGATGCCGCAGCTGGTGGCGGCGATGCACAGCCTCGTGGGCCTCGCCGCGGTCTTCGTGGGATTCAACGCCCACATCGAGATCGGGCGCGTGGCGGCGGCCTTCGCCGAGGCCGGTGCGGGCTTCCCGCTGCCCAATGACGGCTCGGGCCACACGCCTAAGGCGATCGCCGAGATGTTCCGCGGCTTCGCCGCCGTGGTCTCACACAAGACCGGCGCGGAGATCAGCATCCTTCGTATCGAGCTTTTCCTCGGGGTCTTCATCGGTGCGATCACCTTCACCGGCTCGGTCGTGGCCTTCGGCAAGTTGGCGGGCAAGACGACCTCGGCCGCAACCAAGCTGCCAGGTGGGCACGTTCTCAA comes from Roseovarius sp. M141 and encodes:
- a CDS encoding Re/Si-specific NAD(P)(+) transhydrogenase subunit alpha, whose product is MRIGTPKEVLDGEARVAMTPDSAGQLRKLGYECLIETGAGAKAGFSDVAFEEAGVEVVKSAAALFKEADIVAKVQPPTETEVKQLRKGQTLVSFFWPAQNEKLLELARDGGATVIAMDMVPRISRAQKMDALSSMANIAGYRAVIEAGNNFGRFFTGQVTAAGKVPPAKVLIVGAGVAGLAAIGTSTSLGAITYAFDVRPEVAEQIESMGAEFVYLDFEESGQDGSSTGGYAAQSSPEFREKQLEKFRELAPEMDIVITTALIPGRDAPVLWTRDMVEAMKPGSVIVDLAAERGGNCELTKPEEKIVTDNGVTIVGYTDFPSRMATQSSTLYATNVRHMMTDLTPEKDGVVNHNMDDDVIRGATVVHEGEITYPPPPPKVAAIAAAPKKERPRELTVEEKRAQELAAFKAQTKSQVTLLAVGGGLILLAGFYTPASFMQHFIVFVLSVFVGFQVIWNVSHSLHTPLMAITNAISSIIILGALMQIGSGSFLVIALAVLSVFMAGINIFGGFLVTRRMLAMFQKS
- the lpdA gene encoding dihydrolipoyl dehydrogenase → MEVKVPDIGDFKDVPVITIMVKPGDTIAKEDPLIELESDKATLEVPSPAAGVVKEIKVKTGDKVSEGSAILVLEGAEVDEAPKESAPAAPATEAPKSVAATGSASGKGDIHGEVVVLGSGPGGYTAAFRAADLGKKVVLIEKDSNLGGVCLNVGCIPSKALLHAAKVITEAEEMEDHGLKFAKPKVDLKKLVGWKSSVVSKLTGGLSGLAKGRKVEVVTGMGKFTGPNMIEVEGKDGKKTVSFDQCIIAAGSEPVTLPFIPHDDKRVIDSTGALELDGIPKRLLVLGGGIIGLEMACVYDALGSKITVVELMDQIIPGADKDIVKPLHKRIEGRYEKILLKTKVTAVEAQKGGLKVTFEDDKGETSTDTFDKVLVAVGRRPNGKTIDAEAAGVAVDDRGFIAVDSQQRTGQHHIFAIGDVVGQPMLAHKAVHEGKVAAEVCAGQNRHFDARVIPSVAYTDPEVAWVGLTENQAKERGVKIGKGVFPWAASGRSLSLGRSEGITKVIFDESDDRVIGAGIVGPNAGDLIAEVALAIEMGADAVDLGHTIHPHPTLSETVNFAAEMFEGTITDLIPPKKRKT
- a CDS encoding dodecin family protein, whose protein sequence is MSGSVYKYIELVGTSTKSWEAAAVAAVERASQTLRDLRVAEIVSQDMVLEDGKVKAFRSKVSVSFKFED